From the Candidatus Binatia bacterium genome, one window contains:
- a CDS encoding HAD family phosphatase has product MSSANPTGSAAVVFDLDGVLLDSEGLHYQAYCQVLREFDVVIGQEEYAEHWIGAGHGPEYAVERYRLPITPTELRARKAPLYRELLHTRAQLMPHARDVVEGLYREFALGVATNSGREDVDWVLARFDLRRFFSAVIAREDYREAKPAPDAYVAVRALLAVPAHRCLVVEDSPRGVLAARAAGLPVVAVPNEFTRVCVFPPGTPRIAGLSAVTPAFVRAQLDRADGG; this is encoded by the coding sequence GTGAGTTCGGCGAACCCCACAGGCAGCGCCGCGGTGGTGTTCGACCTCGACGGCGTTTTGCTCGACTCCGAGGGCCTGCACTACCAGGCCTACTGCCAGGTGCTTCGAGAGTTCGACGTTGTCATCGGTCAGGAGGAGTACGCTGAGCATTGGATCGGCGCTGGGCACGGGCCGGAATACGCGGTGGAGAGGTATCGATTGCCCATCACTCCGACCGAGCTGCGTGCCCGCAAGGCGCCACTGTATCGCGAGCTCCTGCATACTCGTGCTCAGTTGATGCCCCACGCTCGTGACGTGGTCGAGGGCCTCTACCGCGAGTTTGCGCTGGGAGTGGCCACGAACTCCGGCCGGGAAGATGTCGACTGGGTGTTGGCGCGTTTCGATTTGCGGCGGTTTTTCTCTGCGGTGATTGCCCGCGAGGATTATCGCGAGGCGAAGCCGGCACCCGATGCGTATGTGGCGGTGCGGGCTTTGCTCGCAGTGCCGGCGCACCGGTGCCTGGTCGTGGAAGATTCACCGCGCGGGGTCCTGGCAGCGCGGGCCGCGGGCTTGCCGGTGGTGGCTGTGCCCAACGAGTTTACCCGCGTGTGCGTGTTTCCTCCGGGAACGCCGCGGATTGCAGGTTTGTCGGCGGTCACGCCAGCGTTCGTGCGTGCCCAGCTCGACCGAGCCGACGGAGGCTGA
- a CDS encoding ABC transporter ATP-binding protein produces MTDTELAVDVRGLTRVFDHFVAVDHIDLRVRRGVIFGFLGPNGAGKSTTIRMLCGILRPTAGSGTVGGFDLWRESEELKSHIGYMSQKFSLYEDLTVEENLQFFAGVYNVHGRQRRQRIAWALEMAGLIGREHVLTRELAAGWRQRLALGCAVLHEPPLLFLDEPTSGVDPVSRRKFWEMIAELSERGVTVFVTTHYMDEAEHCDELALIYAGKVVACGSPAELKRTHVPHALLEIAPSDLMGAYAVLKQAPGVLGVALFGDRLHVTVADAGQAQRSLPQVLAERGIELAAVERIEPSLEDAFVAIIEQSGVEER; encoded by the coding sequence ATGACGGACACGGAGCTCGCCGTGGATGTGCGCGGCCTCACGCGCGTGTTCGACCACTTCGTAGCGGTGGACCACATCGATTTGCGCGTGCGGCGCGGTGTAATCTTCGGGTTTCTCGGTCCCAACGGCGCGGGCAAATCGACAACGATCCGCATGCTGTGCGGCATTTTGCGCCCAACCGCGGGAAGCGGCACCGTGGGCGGGTTCGACCTGTGGCGGGAAAGCGAGGAGCTCAAAAGCCACATCGGTTACATGTCGCAAAAATTTTCCCTCTACGAGGATCTCACCGTGGAGGAAAACCTGCAATTCTTTGCCGGGGTGTACAACGTGCACGGACGCCAACGCCGCCAGCGGATTGCCTGGGCACTGGAAATGGCTGGCTTAATCGGCCGGGAACACGTGCTGACCCGCGAACTCGCCGCCGGTTGGCGGCAGCGGCTTGCCCTCGGCTGTGCTGTGCTGCACGAACCTCCGCTGCTGTTTTTGGATGAGCCCACCTCCGGGGTCGATCCGGTATCGCGGCGTAAGTTCTGGGAAATGATTGCAGAACTGTCCGAGCGGGGAGTGACGGTGTTCGTGACTACCCACTACATGGACGAAGCCGAGCACTGCGACGAGCTTGCCTTAATTTACGCCGGCAAGGTGGTGGCCTGCGGCAGTCCCGCCGAGCTTAAGCGCACACACGTGCCCCACGCCTTGCTGGAAATTGCGCCCTCGGACCTCATGGGCGCGTATGCCGTGTTAAAACAAGCGCCGGGCGTGCTCGGGGTGGCGTTGTTTGGAGACCGGTTGCATGTCACCGTCGCCGACGCCGGACAAGCACAACGCAGCCTGCCGCAAGTTCTCGCGGAGCGAGGGATAGAGTTGGCGGCAGTCGAACGGATCGAGCCGTCGTTGGAAGACGCCTTCGTGGCCATCATCGAGCAAAGCGGGGTGGAGGAGCGATGA
- a CDS encoding peroxiredoxin, producing the protein MLTVGDRFPSFRLKAVVSREPGREFAELTEQSFPGKWLVVFFWPMDFTFVCPTEIAEFGRREAEFRARNAQVLGASTDTHYVHLAWRNQHPELRDLPFPMLADTKRELSTALGILHKEEGVALRATFIVDPEGVIRFVTVNDLATGRNVDEVLRVLAALQTNELTPCNWRPGEPTLKAA; encoded by the coding sequence ATGCTCACTGTTGGCGATCGTTTTCCCAGTTTTCGCCTTAAAGCGGTCGTGAGCCGCGAACCGGGCCGGGAGTTCGCGGAGCTCACCGAGCAAAGCTTTCCTGGCAAGTGGCTCGTGGTGTTTTTCTGGCCCATGGATTTTACCTTCGTGTGTCCCACGGAAATTGCCGAATTCGGTCGGCGCGAGGCTGAGTTCCGCGCGCGCAATGCGCAAGTGCTCGGTGCTTCGACGGACACCCATTACGTCCACCTGGCTTGGCGCAATCAGCACCCGGAGTTGCGCGATCTTCCTTTTCCCATGCTGGCGGACACCAAGCGCGAACTCAGCACCGCGCTCGGCATCCTGCACAAGGAGGAAGGCGTCGCCTTGCGCGCGACGTTCATCGTCGACCCCGAGGGTGTGATTCGCTTCGTGACGGTGAACGACTTGGCCACGGGCCGCAACGTGGATGAGGTGCTGCGTGTGCTCGCCGCGCTGCAAACCAACGAGCTCACCCCGTGCAACTGGCGGCCGGGGGAACCGACGCTGAAAGCGGCCTGA
- a CDS encoding MBL fold metallo-hydrolase — translation MASQRILPHLFRALVIACALLSAHCDSEPRRLPYIPPKLENWPQPYRGVAGLQAHVLVTGFLELPQALVYRNGSWLRTERLPVSVLAVQHPSKGVVLIDSGLPTTEVSPARVWPRALLLPNEGFLVTHPGEELPQRLRQAGIRPEAVRWVVQTNLRAVRTGGLQHFPQAKVAVTQAELDYASRHAEGYEPELWSSVREWHPIDFAAARPLGTFPRTVDLLGDGSVVVLDGRGPSPGTVMVLVRTPNRALLWTSDVVPTRDGLRTAAEPHGLWNAADWWLVFWQAKRLRDLAQEVEVLPALDITGADAKGFPARLHSLPTPMASPRKQPTPNRWERILPRPW, via the coding sequence ATGGCTTCGCAACGTATCTTGCCGCACTTGTTCCGCGCTCTCGTCATTGCCTGCGCGCTGCTTTCGGCCCACTGCGACTCGGAGCCGCGGCGCCTTCCGTATATCCCGCCCAAGTTGGAAAACTGGCCGCAGCCGTACCGCGGCGTGGCGGGCCTTCAAGCGCACGTGCTGGTCACCGGCTTCCTCGAGCTCCCGCAAGCCCTGGTTTATCGGAACGGTTCGTGGTTGCGCACCGAGCGCCTGCCGGTATCGGTGCTTGCCGTGCAACATCCGAGCAAGGGGGTCGTGCTGATCGATAGCGGGCTCCCCACCACGGAAGTTTCCCCCGCGCGGGTGTGGCCTCGGGCGCTGTTGCTTCCCAACGAAGGCTTTTTGGTGACGCACCCGGGGGAGGAACTCCCGCAGCGGTTGCGCCAAGCCGGAATTCGCCCGGAGGCGGTGCGGTGGGTCGTGCAAACTAACTTGCGCGCGGTACGCACTGGCGGCCTTCAACACTTCCCTCAGGCCAAAGTGGCCGTCACCCAAGCGGAACTGGACTACGCTTCGCGCCACGCCGAGGGTTACGAGCCGGAGCTCTGGTCGTCCGTACGCGAGTGGCATCCCATTGATTTTGCCGCGGCCCGCCCTCTGGGTACCTTTCCAAGGACGGTGGATTTGCTGGGCGACGGGAGCGTCGTGGTCCTTGATGGTCGTGGCCCGAGCCCAGGAACCGTGATGGTGCTGGTGCGCACGCCGAACCGCGCGCTTCTGTGGACTAGCGACGTGGTGCCCACGCGCGATGGTTTACGCACCGCAGCCGAACCGCACGGCTTGTGGAACGCTGCAGACTGGTGGCTCGTCTTTTGGCAAGCAAAACGCTTGCGCGATTTAGCTCAGGAGGTGGAGGTTTTGCCGGCGCTCGACATCACAGGCGCAGATGCAAAGGGGTTCCCCGCTCGCCTGCACAGTCTGCCGACCCCTATGGCCTCGCCCCGCAAGCAACCGACCCCGAACCGCTGGGAGCGGATCCTCCCTCGCCCTTGGTGA
- a CDS encoding peptidylprolyl isomerase, producing MKTSMGDIKIELFDDKAPVTVKNFLSYVNDGFYDGTIFHRVIPNFMIQGGGYDKDLKQKPTKPPIKNEANNGLKNVVGTIAMARTGVVDSATSQFFINVKDNAFLDHRDETPAGFGYAVFGKVVEGMDVVLKIAQVPTQRVGIHEAVPKEPVVIETVRVVGK from the coding sequence ATGAAGACTTCGATGGGAGACATCAAAATCGAATTGTTCGATGACAAGGCTCCGGTGACGGTGAAAAATTTCCTCTCCTACGTCAACGATGGCTTTTACGACGGCACCATCTTCCACCGCGTGATCCCCAACTTCATGATCCAGGGCGGCGGTTACGACAAGGACCTGAAACAAAAGCCGACGAAGCCGCCAATCAAGAATGAGGCCAACAACGGCCTTAAGAACGTGGTCGGCACCATCGCGATGGCTCGCACTGGCGTTGTCGACAGCGCCACCTCGCAGTTCTTCATCAATGTGAAGGATAACGCGTTTCTCGATCATCGGGACGAAACCCCCGCCGGGTTCGGTTATGCCGTGTTCGGCAAGGTGGTGGAAGGGATGGACGTGGTGTTGAAGATCGCCCAAGTGCCCACGCAACGCGTCGGCATTCACGAAGCCGTGCCCAAAGAGCCAGTGGTGATCGAAACGGTCCGCGTTGTCGGTAAGTGA
- a CDS encoding ABC transporter permease has translation MNGSLSRIAHVVWKEFIQLSRDRRMFGLVLLMPVIELFIFGYVVATDITDIALAVCDYDRTASSRGYVDHLVHSGYFRVAAPCSSINEANRLLDRGEVKVVLTIPPDFSEKLRQGKPAEVSALVDGSNSNIAMIASAYLEQITLTRVVQVRFPDRGAGDRVVVHPRVEVEPRVWFNPELRSVRYMVPAIVCVLLMESLVVLTAIAIVREKERGTMEQMIVTPIRAAELVLGKAIPFIVIGYVNMGAVMLAGRYWFGVELVGSLGLLLALSLLFIMTCLGMGLFVSTVSNTQQQASMLGQFLLLPNLFFSGFMFPISSMPPLIQELTHIIPLKYYITIVRGIFLKNAGWAELWDESLVLMVFGIVILTAASFVFRKQVQ, from the coding sequence ATGAACGGCTCCCTATCGCGCATTGCCCACGTGGTGTGGAAGGAATTCATTCAGCTTTCGCGCGACCGGCGGATGTTCGGCCTGGTGCTGCTCATGCCGGTGATCGAGCTGTTCATCTTTGGGTACGTGGTGGCCACTGACATTACCGACATCGCCCTGGCGGTGTGCGACTACGACCGTACCGCCTCCAGCCGCGGCTACGTGGACCATCTGGTGCACAGCGGCTACTTCCGCGTGGCCGCTCCCTGTTCGAGCATCAACGAGGCCAACCGTTTGCTCGATCGCGGCGAGGTCAAGGTGGTGCTCACCATCCCGCCGGATTTCTCCGAAAAGTTGCGGCAGGGAAAGCCGGCCGAAGTGTCCGCCCTGGTGGATGGCAGCAACTCCAACATCGCCATGATTGCTTCGGCGTACCTCGAACAAATCACGCTGACTCGGGTGGTGCAGGTGCGCTTTCCCGACCGTGGCGCGGGGGACCGTGTAGTCGTGCACCCGCGTGTCGAGGTGGAGCCGCGGGTGTGGTTCAACCCCGAGCTGCGCAGCGTTCGCTACATGGTGCCCGCAATCGTCTGCGTGTTGTTGATGGAATCGCTCGTCGTGCTCACCGCCATCGCCATTGTGCGCGAAAAGGAACGAGGCACGATGGAGCAAATGATCGTCACGCCGATTCGGGCAGCCGAGCTGGTGCTCGGGAAGGCAATTCCCTTCATCGTCATTGGCTACGTGAACATGGGCGCGGTCATGCTCGCCGGCCGTTATTGGTTTGGCGTGGAGCTAGTGGGCTCGCTCGGCCTGCTGCTCGCCCTGAGCTTACTGTTCATCATGACCTGCCTCGGCATGGGGCTGTTTGTTTCCACAGTGTCGAACACCCAGCAGCAGGCTTCGATGCTGGGACAGTTTCTCTTGCTGCCGAACCTGTTTTTTTCCGGCTTTATGTTTCCCATTTCGAGTATGCCGCCGCTGATTCAAGAGCTCACGCACATCATCCCGCTCAAGTACTACATCACCATCGTGCGTGGCATCTTTCTCAAGAACGCCGGTTGGGCGGAGTTGTGGGACGAAAGCCTGGTGCTGATGGTGTTCGGCATCGTAATTCTCACTGCGGCAAGCTTCGTATTCCGCAAACAAGTGCAGTGA
- a CDS encoding 3'(2'),5'-bisphosphate nucleotidase CysQ, with protein MEFALEREWDVAIAAAQAAGEVVRFYYRRKVTVRYKEAGKHNPVSEADLEANRVIESHVRASFPDDGWLSEETRDSSERLHKRRVWIVDPLDGSREFLEHIPEFVVCVALAIDGQPVLGVEYNPIREELFAGAVGQGAFLGGERVYVSSTATLAEARFLASRSEDRRGEWDEFKNEVRVELTGSVAYKLALIAAGKADATFSLTPKNEWDICAGAALIAAAGGRMTNRFGAPLRFNQKQTRLPGIIATNGVLHEAVLDLLARHGKLAAHSHE; from the coding sequence ATGGAATTTGCCCTCGAGCGCGAGTGGGACGTAGCAATCGCGGCGGCGCAAGCTGCGGGCGAGGTCGTGCGCTTTTACTACCGGCGCAAAGTTACGGTCCGCTACAAAGAGGCTGGCAAGCACAATCCCGTATCCGAAGCCGACCTCGAGGCCAATCGGGTGATCGAGAGCCACGTGCGCGCGAGTTTTCCGGACGATGGCTGGCTTTCTGAAGAAACGCGGGACTCCTCGGAGCGTTTGCACAAGCGGCGGGTGTGGATTGTCGACCCTCTCGATGGCTCCCGAGAATTTCTAGAGCACATTCCCGAGTTCGTTGTTTGTGTGGCGCTAGCGATCGACGGCCAACCGGTGCTCGGTGTCGAGTACAATCCCATTCGTGAGGAGCTGTTTGCCGGCGCCGTCGGTCAGGGCGCTTTTCTCGGCGGCGAACGCGTGTACGTATCGTCGACGGCCACCTTGGCGGAAGCACGCTTCTTGGCCAGCCGGAGCGAAGACCGGCGAGGCGAGTGGGACGAGTTCAAGAACGAGGTCCGTGTGGAGCTTACGGGTAGCGTGGCATACAAGCTCGCTTTGATTGCGGCAGGCAAGGCCGACGCCACGTTTAGCCTCACACCGAAGAACGAATGGGACATTTGCGCCGGCGCCGCTCTGATTGCGGCTGCTGGGGGGCGAATGACCAACCGCTTCGGCGCGCCGCTCCGCTTCAACCAAAAACAAACCCGTCTCCCCGGAATTATTGCCACCAACGGCGTGTTGCACGAAGCCGTGCTCGATCTCCTCGCACGGCACGGCAAACTCGCAGCGCACTCCCACGAGTGA
- a CDS encoding ABC transporter permease translates to MIPERYRLSQRTIRAILRREFTDVLRDRRSLLLTFLWPVSMLLLYGYGIRYDINNVPLTVLDYDRSSHSRLLVEQMVQSGYFQLVREADNYDQVQRDLTIDASRAAIVIPPDFGRRLRSGEPVTVQALFDGTDSNTASIAQSYVLAMVASFGARADIGLVERSGGVPAVRVASRVWYNPELQSVNFIVPGVIAVIMMIVGAILTALSIVKEKERGTIEQILVSPIRPLEMMIGKIVPYVIIALLDLAIVITAGYFVFGVPIKGSLWQLAIFSVLYLTASLGTGVFVSTLADTMQSAMLAAIFISLLPAVLLSGFVFPLEHMPVGIRLLSYFFPGRYFVAAIRGIYLKGVGLEVLWPEAVMLAAFSIGIVWLSANRFQEKLG, encoded by the coding sequence ATGATTCCCGAGCGCTACCGGCTATCCCAGCGCACCATTCGCGCCATTTTGCGGCGAGAATTTACCGACGTGTTGCGCGACCGTCGCAGCCTGCTCCTCACCTTTCTCTGGCCAGTGAGCATGTTGCTGCTGTACGGCTACGGCATTCGCTACGACATCAACAACGTACCCCTCACTGTGCTCGACTACGACCGCAGCAGTCACAGCCGCTTGCTCGTCGAGCAAATGGTCCAGTCCGGATACTTCCAACTAGTCCGGGAGGCCGACAACTACGACCAGGTGCAACGCGACCTCACCATCGATGCCAGTCGGGCCGCGATCGTCATTCCCCCCGATTTTGGCCGCCGCTTGCGGTCGGGAGAGCCCGTAACCGTACAAGCCTTGTTTGACGGCACGGACTCGAATACCGCCTCCATCGCCCAGAGCTACGTTCTCGCCATGGTTGCAAGCTTCGGGGCGCGCGCGGACATCGGTCTGGTGGAGCGCAGCGGCGGCGTGCCCGCGGTACGGGTTGCGAGTCGGGTTTGGTACAACCCCGAGCTGCAAAGCGTGAACTTCATCGTGCCGGGCGTGATTGCGGTGATCATGATGATTGTCGGCGCGATCCTGACCGCGCTCAGCATCGTGAAAGAAAAAGAACGAGGAACGATCGAGCAAATCCTGGTCTCACCCATTCGCCCGTTGGAAATGATGATTGGCAAGATCGTGCCGTACGTGATCATCGCCCTGCTCGATCTCGCCATCGTGATTACCGCCGGGTACTTCGTGTTCGGCGTGCCGATCAAGGGGAGTTTGTGGCAGCTCGCGATTTTCTCGGTGCTCTACCTCACAGCCTCCCTCGGCACGGGCGTATTCGTGTCGACGCTGGCGGACACCATGCAGTCCGCGATGCTCGCCGCAATTTTCATCTCCTTGTTGCCCGCGGTGCTGTTGTCGGGCTTTGTCTTCCCCCTGGAGCACATGCCGGTGGGCATTCGGTTGCTCTCGTACTTTTTCCCAGGGCGTTACTTCGTGGCCGCCATTCGCGGCATTTACCTGAAAGGCGTGGGGCTCGAGGTGCTGTGGCCGGAAGCTGTGATGCTGGCGGCTTTCTCCATCGGCATCGTGTGGCTCAGCGCCAATCGCTTCCAGGAGAAGCTCGGATGA